Genomic window (Pyrus communis chromosome 13, drPyrComm1.1, whole genome shotgun sequence):
TAACATTATGGAACCGGGCAGCCATAGGAGGGCATCTTGATAAACTTACTTGAGAGCCAGTTGTGACAATCAGCAAATCCTTTGGGGCATAGGAATCAATATCTTCCACTTTCACCTAAATTGACGTaataataaataagtaaaacttTACGCTGAGATGAGATCTCGCACTAAAAAGAGGAGAAAAGTGAATAGATGCCATTACTAATATAGAGATCTAAATGATAACCAAGCATAATTCCAATTCCAGCATTAGTCCATCAGGCACCCGTTTCCAAATTCCTAAATATAACAACCGGTATGTTTTCTACTATCTTCCCAAAAAGAATCAGATCGTTTAATTATCCAGACTAGAAGTTTTGAACTAGAAACATTATACTTCTGCATAATCCAAACAAACTTCAGGTCAAAGTGGAAAGAAGAAAACTTGATAGCTTACAACGTAATCGAGTAATAGAGGATACGCCCCCAAATAGAGTTTACTGGCAAGAACTAGTAAAGGACTTCGAGATAGAACTCATTTAGTTGAAATAAGTTGAATGTAAAAATGACGCAAGTCAAATTTTCTATTCACAGTTCATTTATGGCTAAAACAGTTTTCGTCAGCCAAATAGAAGCTGACGCTAGCTTTTACTTCTTTAATTGTACTTCCACGTCACATGAAGCATCACAAGATCTCATATGATAAGGACATGCACGCATACCCAGACTTGATGGAAAAGAGGAAAAATTACGGGATCTTCGTCTACCCATGTAAAAGAGAATTAGACAACAGGTATTATTACCAGGGATGATGGATCAATTGGTGCCTTCCCATCCTTCCAAGCTGCATCAAGATATGTCCTTAAGGACATACCAACAAATACCTAACAGATCATAATATAGCACTTAGAAACATTTTATCTCACACTATACTAAGGTGGAAGGTAATTTAAGGAAAAGAAGCACACTGGATTATGTTGGATAAAGTCATAGGAACCTACCAACTTTCTGCCGGTGAAATCAGCAGCAGCTTTCACGCTTCCAAGTCGGTGTATGTTTGAAGCAAACTGAGTAGTAATAACCCTCCCTTTCGCAGCTGAAATATGCTTCAACAGCGCATCTGCCACAGAAGATTCACTCGTCGTCCTTCCAGGTGAGAGTACGTTTGTAGAGTCACTCATCATCTGACAAAATGGGCATTAATTGATACCTTCATCTTTTCCTCCATGAAAAACAGTTTTAAATCTTGACCAAAAATGTGGTTTACAAGATGTTTTTTAATTCTTCAATGTACGAACCACGTGCACAATTCATGTATACCCCATCATTTTGAGGAGTTTTTTTAGACTcagaatatataaatttttccATTAATGGTTAGTaacaaataacaatatgaatttCATATTCTTGATTTTAACAGCACAAACAATTAAACCCCTATTTTGTCCCCAAGAAAAATGCCTGTTTCACTACCAAGTGAATCCTAAAGGATAAGAGATCAGAAAATATATCATTACTAGACTCAGTGGCTAACCAATGTTACTCCTTCTTTTGAAAGTTCTTCCAAGGCTTCACGGTCAAAACCTCTACCATCCAATGGTGACTCGTCAATCTGTTTAACAAAATTCATTATTAAGTTTGAGAATTTAATCAAAGAAGAGAAGATGCTATACAGGTGCAAAAATGTTACCTTCCAGTCCCCTGTGTGAAGAATTGTCCCATCAGAACAGCGAAGAACCAATCCACAACAGTCAGGAATAGAATGCGTCACCCGAACAGGCTCAATCTCAAATGGTCCAGCCGTAAATTTCCTCTTTGTTCTAAATGTCCTAAGTCTAGATGGAACAAAGATCCCATGTTCCTTCAGACGTTTTTTGATAAGCTGTTCAAAAGAACAATATcaacttttttgaaaattatgctaacaccaaaatttgaaaaccccagGAATTCAAGAGGATAGGCATCCTTCATCACAAAAAGATTCATATAAATCAACAATATAAGATGCAGAAACCCTAAAAAtggatggttaaagaaagtacTTTAACATTCCACGGGTGGtcagcatttttatttttattttttttaaactagtGTATCCGAGTCTTTGACTTGACTAATCACTagccccccccccctcctcttTTTCCCTGCCTGACCCCACAACATTTGGGGAGCGAGAAACTCTAGCATTTTTGCTAGGTGGGAGAGAGTCAAACCCCAGACCACTTGGGAGCAAACCAAGGACCTGACTGCTAGACCAACAACTCTTAGGTGGTCAGCATTGGAAAACAACATTGTTGAAATTTACATATCGTGAGAGGAACTTTTAGCTGCAGAATTAAAGTTACGCAAGAATTACCTCCATGGTAAAGGATGATGCAAATATTGGTGTATTGGGATCCAAAGCTGGGATCACCTGTTTGGAGAAAAAATATGTATTAACTAAAATCCATAACCAAACTAATAAACTTCCAGCGGATgttaattcaaaaaattaacttttttaaCTAGAACAAACATTTACAGTTTAAATTCGTCTTAACCTAGAAAAGCACTAGAAGTAAAAGAAACAGCAAAAACTACTTTATAGAATCAGTCCTTCGATGATGTTTCTTTCTACAAAGTACAAACATAGAAAATGCAGTAGATTTATAATAAGTATGATATTGAGCCAAAATGGCATTTCCATTGTATCAGAAGGAAACTTTACCCAAGGCAACGCACCAATGTGGTCTTCGTGCCCATGTGTAATAACAATTGCTTCAATTTTGTGGCTCCATTTTTTGATAAATGTGGTATCAGGTATAATCTTTTGGACTCCAAGCTCATCAAAGCTGAAAATACATATAGCATACATAAGCAGAAGAAAAGAGAAGGCAAATAGGGATCACTTTCAGCAGACACTCATAGAAGAAGCAAATACGAATAAGGATCCATTTTTCATGCAAAGCATTTCTTAGTTTTGAATGTATGCAGCAGATTTATCCTTCCATTTATGCTGCTATTACGAAATTTTGTCGATTCTACTTAAATAAATGGAATTCATAACGGTAAAAATGTGGAAAGAAGAAATCTCCTAAGAAAAGAAACCCATACCAGGCAAAAGTACATCTAATTATTACTAAGATACAATCTTTCAGGAGCATAAACAATAGAAAACTAGTCTACTTCACATACTCTGGAAACATGACACCAGCATCAATCAGAATGTAGCGATCATAATTCCCGACCAGCATGCAATTCATCCCAATTTCTCCAAGGCCACCAATTGGTAAAACACGGATTGGCGGGCCCTCTCTCCCTTCATAAAATTGTTCCATCTTTCGTTGAACAGAGTCTTCCATACTTTTCCGAGGCCCTTCCATTCTTCCTGATCTTCTTACATTCGACCTACGTGTTCCTAAATGAATTAAACCAATAAAACAACCATCAATATCATCTAAAAAAATTCGATTATACGATGGTAAGATGGAGCCACTAGAATATGCAACCTGTGATTATTAACATAACTTCTCATTCGATTTCTTGTCAAAACAATCTATATAAAACATATTCATAAGCTTAATGCACATTATACCCAAGTATGgtcactaaaaaatcaattttttttttaaaacaaaattataatctTTTTCTCGCAAATAGAATGCCCGAGACGGTGAAAACAACCTACAGAgcaaaactaaaccctatttcgAATTCCAATTAGTTCAAATAACCTGCTTCAAATTCCATAAACCAAACAGAAGAATGAAAACTTTGTTAcccaattaaacaaaaacatcatTACTAAAAATTATGTTCACTAAATTTCATAATACTTCccattttccattttcttcaacttttccAACGcagaaaagaaaacccaaattcTTATTTTAAGTACCTGTAGCAGTGGAAGAGCCCACGGAGCACGAAACGCAGCGGTTCGAGGTTTTCGGCCGCCACAGGAGGCTGTAGGGACAAGGAGAAAGAGCTCCGAGAGCGGCCATTTGGGCCGACGAGCTTTGTTTAAACGGAGCTGGGTAGAGAGAGTGGTAAACAGATAAACCCCCCAAAACCCCTAATTGCATGAGCGTGGAGGTGGACGTTTCGGAGGCCCGAAACGGCGAAACGAAACCCCGGAAATCTGGAGGCTGTTGGGGTTTGCTGAGAAGCGGGAAAGgggaggagggagggagagtGCAGAATGGGGAGTGAGGATTTTAGAGGATTTTTGTAGGCTTCTGAATTATCTCTCTTATCATTTTTGGAAGGATGAAGGTGGTGAAGCACTCGCACGTGTGAGTGGGTTTTGCTTAAACCATTCCCCCCGCCCCCACCCCCCCACCTACACAGAAGAGGATCTGGTCCGGATTTCTTCCATTAAAGTTCAAGGATCAAATGATTcgaaccgttgaaatttgattcaacgactacaattattataacttctaAAGGGGCCcttgtttgtagtcgttggatcaaatttcaacagcatGGATCACTTGATCCTGAACCCAGGATTTTAGAGGATTTTTGTAGGCTTCTGAATTATCTCTCTTATCATTTTTGGAAGGATGAAGGTGATAAAGCACTCGCACGTGTGAGTCTCCCCCCTACACAGAAGAGGATTCGgtccggatctcttccattaAAGATcaaggatcaagtgatccggaccattgaaatttgatccaacaactacaattattataacttttaaggggcccctgtttgtagccgttggatcaaatttcaagagcatAGATCACTTGATCCTGAACCTTTGATGGGAGAGATCCGGATTGGATCCTTTCCCCACCCCACACGTGTATAAAATCATACATACTTGTTTAacgcccttttttttttctttctcttattattattaccaattttcttttagtaAACCAAAATAAATGAACAAATACAAGTGATATTGGAAAAGAGCAAGTTCCTATGTACAATCGGTCGCATGTCACCTTTATTTCATAAATTTAGGACCAAGATAGGGTTGTTGTTAATCACTCGATTTGTGTGCGTGGCCGCATAACCACTTGGGCTGACAAGCAGGCACTAGAATTTGCCAtggaagaagaatttgaacACTCAATCTCATATGCTctaaatgctcttaatcaacTGAATCACAAATTCCTCGCTAAAAGCAAAAACTAAACTACATAATAACTATTTTGAAGTGTGAATACCGACTCCTTAGTTATTATCTTTTTCACATAGATGTTAGCGGTTGGATTTCAGTGTGTCAATTTTTGTGGTGAGTGTTTGAAAATTGTAAGCAAGCATTTTCCAGAAAGCAGGACTTGTACTTGTACAAGCTATTCATATTGATGTAGTGGTAAATTAGTAAATTCACATTGGATGAAAATATCCTTTGTGTCAAAAATTATGAAGGTACAACAACACATGCATCATATGAAATAATCTGATACAATTCTTTTTATGCCCTTGAGATTAAAATTAGTCATCCAAACATGGTACAGTAACCATTGCAGCAGCAACTGCAAGAAATCCCTGAGCGTGGTAATCTTCCGGTGTTGGGAAATAACTCGAGGTCCCCGGTTGCACAAGCAGTTGTCAAATTTGAGCAGCGTGTCCCGGGAACCATGGCAGTCCAGGTTGAAGAcactgttttgtttctggaattGGGACAATAGGTCCCAGAAAGATGCGCCACAGATCTAGTATAATTGTCACCAGCATTGCGGCGCCCAAAGCATCAATGGCCGCTCTAGGCAAGTCCCATGGATCGCCAGGCTTCTCATCGATCCTGTTAACATGAACAAACACGTGTTATGAGCATTCTAAGTGATCTGATATATTTCTGATCAATAATTTGAACCAAAAGGCTGTCTGGTTCTTACCTAAGAAACATGGGAAAGCTAACGATGAAGTAGATCGCATAAAACAAGGAACCAACTGTATACATAGACGCCCGGTCCACAAACTGATAGTAAGGGAACTGCACATGGTCAAAGCAAACATCATTGTAACAGCATCTATTTCACGTAGAAATCAACGAATCATTAAATTACCAGCATTTCAAAGAATGGAATGCATAATTATTTACGAGCTCCATTATATTGCAAGGGTGTCACCAACCAACAGAGATAGCGGAAAAGGCATACGGGTCAAATGGAATGCAAAGGATAAGGAAGACTAGAGGAACATGAAGCGACATATATATGAACTACAGCATTCTACCTTATCTAACCTAATTTATTGATAGGCCACCTTTAGAAATTAGTCAAAATGTACAAGTAGTTAGATGAAAGTTATCATAAATGTGTTGCAACATACGTTAGAAATAGCTATAGTCTCCAAGTATGCAATGAAATAAGAAAGAGCCAAAATCCAAGCAGCCTCAGCAACCCATTGAACTTGTTCTGGCCATTCAGCAGTAAAATGGCGTAGTCTGCGAAGCGTTATATTTGAGGTGACATGATAAAATAGGAAGCAAACATGTGTCAGGAGGAAGGTAGTGTGCGGTACCTGCACAGAAATAAAAAGTGATTAGAAAAGCTAGGTAGTCTATTGCAGAGCGTTTCAAGATTTCTCGCTTACATTGTTCATTTTCCATGATGGGAAAGTATATGAAGCTCCCAAAACGGTGAAGAAATAGTGGGTCCAAAAGTAATTCCCAACATAGCTAAAAATTATTATCCACACGCTGGCCTGTTACAGAAATCAAAGTTTGGTTCAGGCTAAGCATAAAATTATAATACAGATGAGAATGTCATATTAAACAAAGTGCTAGTGGATCAATTAGTGCAGTAAAGCAGTGAAGAGAAAAGAACCGCTTCAAGGGACAAGAACAAGACTCACAtcggaaaattttcatttatcaCATGTTTTGCAACTTGATAAACAAATGATGAGTGTTTTTTCCAAGATGTTTGATATCATGCATATAAACACATCATACAAAGTACcaagaagagaaatatcactgcATTCTGAATAAACGATAAGTCCAGCATAACTGGCTGCAAAAGGTATAGACTTTCCTTGCTAAAAAATATCACCAATAAGACAAAAGCTGATGATCCAAATTATAAGTTCCATTGTTCGATGACCTTGTCCTAATTATGACATATAATGAATTTACCCCAGGAAAACACTTGCCTTGACCCAATAACGATCCTTCCAAGCCAAGTTGCTATCTGCCTGCAACGATACTcgcaaaaaattaaacaaaaaaaagaaaaggttagAACATAAACAAACTCTGGCTAATACAATCCATAGTTCCTACTCCATTGCACTAAAAGCTTAATCATACATTGGTTTATCAACGAATGCATACTTTCTCTCTCGTATATTGGATTAAAGTACTACTAACTTCAAAACAGTAATGAAGTTTATACTACAAGGACTATTGGCTCGTTTGGATAtgctttaaaataattgaaagcgcTTTTACAGAAAActtttttgggttccaaaagcacttggaAGTGCTTCTTGGAAGAAGCACAACcaagattcacttgcatttttggttccaaaaacatttttaccaaaagcactttaagaaGCACTTTCGAGAGTGGAAATAAAAGGG
Coding sequences:
- the LOC137712917 gene encoding cycloeucalenol cycloisomerase-like, which encodes MGGKEEPDCYSSLWLAPNPSKRWGELFFLLYTPFWLTLCLGIVVPFKLYESFTELEYLLIGLVSAVPAFLLPLLFVGKADSNLAWKDRYWVKASVWIIIFSYVGNYFWTHYFFTVLGASYTFPSWKMNNVPHTTFLLTHVCFLFYHVTSNITLRRLRHFTAEWPEQVQWVAEAAWILALSYFIAYLETIAISNFPYYQFVDRASMYTVGSLFYAIYFIVSFPMFLRIDEKPGDPWDLPRAAIDALGAAMLVTIILDLWRIFLGPIVPIPETKQCLQPGLPWFPGHAAQI